The following are encoded together in the Conger conger chromosome 11, fConCon1.1, whole genome shotgun sequence genome:
- the LOC133140071 gene encoding trace amine-associated receptor 2-like, whose product MLSLNATVPLSVDFDRPEDYFIFLFHIIFATSAVLLAGSVVIGISSTKSLRRQNRFIFMLNTSISDTLVGFSVYYLGLFDVQEGFPSRNGTYYILPTLLGINVITFLFAQFDRYVAVCYPFFYDRYVTQPVAVGACVYSWVHSYSMLLARNVVPVSIAIRLGSIAVIVLQIVIIVKILMTIKLYVIARFQLGRDPPSVEKENKKESLRIIVFVVIIFLTLWCPSFINIIVKQQTLLGVRFRNEATNLFAIMARFNALTTPAVYVWGSPALREAVKRAVWGRVCPKRKRR is encoded by the coding sequence ATGCTCTCGCTCAACGCCACCGTTCCCCTCTCGGTCGACTTCGATCGCCCTGAAGACTACTTCATTTTTCTCTTCCATATTATTTTCGCTACGAGCGCGGTCCTCCTCGCGGGCTCAGTGGTCATTGGAATCTCGAGCACGAAGAGTCTTCGGCGTCAgaacagatttattttcatgCTCAACACCAGCATTAGTGACACTCTTGTCGGATTCTCTGTGTATTATCTTGGTCTATTTGACGTACAGGAAGGATTTCCGTCAAGGAACGGTACATACTACATTCTACCTACTCTTCTTGGAATAAATGTTATTACTTTCCTCTTTGCGCAGTTTGACCGTTACGTCGCTGTGTGCTATCCCTTCTTTTACGACCGTTACGTCACGCAGCCCGTTGCGGTTGGAGCCTGCGTGTACAGCTGGGTGCACTCGTATTCAATGTTATTGGCGCGTAATGTGGTCCCCGTTTCAATAGCTATACGATTAGGATCAATTGCAGTTATAGTTTTACAGATTGTAATCATCGTTAAAATTCTAATGACTATAAAGCTGTATGTAATTGCCAGATTTCAGCTTGGACGAGACCCACCAAGCGTCGAGAAGGAGAACAAGAAGGAATCACTGAGGATAATAGTGTTTGTAGTCATAATCTTCTTAACGCTGTGGTGTCCCTCCTTTATCAATATTATTGTGAAGCAGCAGACGCTTCTCGGGGTTAGATTCAGAAACGAAGCGACTAACCTCTTTGCCATTATGGCGCGCTTTAACGCACTTACCACGCCCGCCGTGTACGTCTGGGGAAGCCCCGCGCTGCGCGAGGCTGTGAAGAGAGCCGTGTGGGGGAGAGTGTGCCCGAAGCGGAAACGCAGGTAG